The Coraliomargarita parva genomic sequence GCGGCCACCGGCCTGCTCAGTTATTTGGTGCTCCGGCTCGTCGGGGTGAACTTTGCCAGTTTCTGGGCGGTCCTGATCTTCCTCCTGAATTTCATTCCGACCATCGGTTCAATCATCGCGACGGCCTTTCCCTCGATTCTCGCGCTGGTGCAATTCGAGACGGTGGGGCCTTTTATCATGACCGCCTCGATCCTGACGGCGCTTCAGTTTTGTATCGGTAGTCTGGTCGAACCCAAACTCATGGGCAACCGCCTAAACCTGAGCCCGACCATTATACTACTTTCCCTAGGCCTATGGGGATCGATCTGGGGCATCCCGGGGATGTTTCTTTGTGTGCCGATCACTGTCATTATCATGATCATCTGCTCCTATTTTCCCGAAACGCGCTTTATCGCCGTTTTGCTTTCGGGAGATGGCAAAGTCGCGCATAGCCGGCGCAATCAGGCCATGAAGGAAGACTAGGGCGGCCTGCTTTTTGCTAGCCGCAGGTATGACGCATGAACAGATGATTGTTGCGCTGCGAAGCGCGAACGAGGTAGCGCGCAAAACCATGGAGCAGGGGCACCATCCCTTTGGCGCGGTCCTCATCGGGCCGGACGGCGACACGGTTTTGCTGGAAGCAGGCAATGTGGATACCGTTCGCCACGCCGAGACCGAACTGGCCCGGGAGGCCTCCTTGCGTTACGACCCTGAGTTTCTCTGGCGATGCACGCTGGTCACCAACTTCGAACCCTGTGTCATGTGCACGGGCACGATCTATTGGGCCAATATTGGCCGTGTCGTCTACGGTGTGAGTGAAAGCAGTTTGCTCCAATTGACGGGAGCCCATGATGCAAACCCGACCATGAGCCTCCCGTGCCGTGTGGTGATCGAGGCGGGACAAAAAACGGTGGAGGTGCACGGGCCCTTTCCCGAGGTCGAGGCCGAGATCCTCCAGTTACATGTCGACTTCTGGCGCTAGTTCCGGAGTCACTGCTGGGACCGCTTGTGCTTCGGGCTCCTCGATATCACCTTCCGCTGTCCAGGAGCCCACCAGCCAATAGACGACAAGATAGACGACGGGGGTGTCGATCAATGCCACCAGGAGTTTGAGCAGGTAGGAGCCCAGCACCAGCTTGGGCAGAACATCGTTGGGAATGATCCCATAGAAAGCGATGGAGTAGAAGAGCACGGTATCGAAGAACTGTGAGCCCCAAGTCGAGAGGTTGTTTCGCAACCAAAGATAGCGTTGTCCGGTACGCTGCTTGATCCATTCAAAGATGAATATATCCCAGAGCTGGGCAAAAACCGTCGCGACAATCGAGCCGAGTACGATGCGGGGTGCTGCGGCGAAGAGAGCCGTGTAGGCATCGTTGTGTGGCCAACCCGCAGCCGGAGGGAGTAGCGTGGCGATGAAGATCATGGCCGTGGCAATGATATAGACCGCGGTGCCCAGATAAACCATGAGGCGCGCACGCTTCGCACCCCAGACTTCAGCCACCGCATCCGTGCAGGGAAAGGTGAAGGCATGGGCAAATGAGCCATAGCTGAAAGCCAGCACCCCGAGTCCGATGGCCGAGAGATCGAGCGGGACCAGCTTGACCGTGATGCTCTGCAGGATCCCCCAGAAGCCGACATACAATCCCAGCAGAATATGGTATTTGTATTCCGGTGGTGCTTGTCGTGTTACTTGTCCTGCCATCGCTTCTCCCTCCTCGCTGCCGATTATTCTTCAGATCCGGGCAGCGTCGTCTCGTAGCGCTCCCAGTTCTTTACGATTTCGCGCACGACCGGGCTTCCGATTGCGTAGGCACTCTCGAGTGCCGGCACAAAGGCCGAGTAGCTGCCGATGGATTCACCACGCTTGCTCTGGATGGCGGTGGCGCCGGGCCATTGCATGGTATAATTGCTGGCCGAACGTAGCATCATGACGCGATCCCGATCGACGATACCTGACTGGTTCAGAAACTCCATCGCGATCATCATGCCACTGCCTTCCATTGCGGAAGCCACAAATTCACCTTCCCCGTCGGTCCAGTACTTCACCCATTCGTTGGCCCATTCATTTAAGAGGGCACCGTGCCAGTAGTTCATGGCTGCGAGGTAGCTGCCTTTCACGACGAAGGGAGGTTTCATGGCCGTGGGATAATCGGTATGCAAAGATCGGCGCTTCTGCAGGCCTTCCGTGTCGGTGAGTTCGATGTCCTTGGTGAGTCCATAGGCCCAGTCGGTCAGGTTCTCGTTAAGGTGGAAGACGGAGCCCTCACTGGCCGGGCGCGGTTGCCCGTAGGGCTCTTTCGCGCGGAACGGGAAGCGACCGGTCGGCCAGTCTTCGGGGGCTTCGCGAATATCAATGGCGTGGGAGAGGTCGCCGTCCACGACCCAGTCCACCCAACACACGCTTGCCAAGGAGGCGTCTGCCGGGTCAAAGCCGGCGATGCCGGCAAGCAGCCAGTAGGCTTCGGAAAAATCAAAGCGCGGGTCCAGTGCGACTGCGGTGATGGAAGCGGCCGCCTTGGCGGTGCCGATTCCTGTCACGATGCCAAGCACCCCGTCTTCCTCATTCCAGCGCATGTCGCGGTTGCCATGGGGTAGGGGAATGACTTCGGGGAGCGGGTAGCGTTCGGCCCAAAGTTGGAATTCGCCGGGCTTGTCGCCCGTATCCTCGCCCTGTTCAAAGAGGGTGACGATGACCACTTTCACTTTTTTTACGGGTTCTTGCGCGCCGACGGACAGTAAGCCGGCGAGCAGCGCAAAGCCGCTTGATGTGAATCGTTTAAGCAGGGTTTTGTGGTTTTTTAGCATGCACGAGGCTTAGCAAAAGCCAGGCCATTGAGGGCGCTTGTCGTTATGCTGTCTATAATTGGCGCTTCTCATGCTTATGAGGGCTTT encodes the following:
- a CDS encoding queuosine precursor transporter codes for the protein MAGQVTRQAPPEYKYHILLGLYVGFWGILQSITVKLVPLDLSAIGLGVLAFSYGSFAHAFTFPCTDAVAEVWGAKRARLMVYLGTAVYIIATAMIFIATLLPPAAGWPHNDAYTALFAAAPRIVLGSIVATVFAQLWDIFIFEWIKQRTGQRYLWLRNNLSTWGSQFFDTVLFYSIAFYGIIPNDVLPKLVLGSYLLKLLVALIDTPVVYLVVYWLVGSWTAEGDIEEPEAQAVPAVTPELAPEVDM
- a CDS encoding purine-nucleoside phosphorylase — translated: MLKNHKTLLKRFTSSGFALLAGLLSVGAQEPVKKVKVVIVTLFEQGEDTGDKPGEFQLWAERYPLPEVIPLPHGNRDMRWNEEDGVLGIVTGIGTAKAAASITAVALDPRFDFSEAYWLLAGIAGFDPADASLASVCWVDWVVDGDLSHAIDIREAPEDWPTGRFPFRAKEPYGQPRPASEGSVFHLNENLTDWAYGLTKDIELTDTEGLQKRRSLHTDYPTAMKPPFVVKGSYLAAMNYWHGALLNEWANEWVKYWTDGEGEFVASAMEGSGMMIAMEFLNQSGIVDRDRVMMLRSASNYTMQWPGATAIQSKRGESIGSYSAFVPALESAYAIGSPVVREIVKNWERYETTLPGSEE
- a CDS encoding nucleoside deaminase, with the protein product MTHEQMIVALRSANEVARKTMEQGHHPFGAVLIGPDGDTVLLEAGNVDTVRHAETELAREASLRYDPEFLWRCTLVTNFEPCVMCTGTIYWANIGRVVYGVSESSLLQLTGAHDANPTMSLPCRVVIEAGQKTVEVHGPFPEVEAEILQLHVDFWR